Proteins from one Pseudoliparis swirei isolate HS2019 ecotype Mariana Trench chromosome 22, NWPU_hadal_v1, whole genome shotgun sequence genomic window:
- the scn1ba gene encoding sodium channel, voltage-gated, type I, beta a: protein MSAVQELLLLLLPVALLALQATLCRGACVEVDSNTEAVAEEGFKLGCISCKRRGEVEATAFVKWSFRASTETEFTDVYTYENRRSNITDQRFFDRVHWNGSKNTEDLQDGSIFILNVTFNDSGTYLCTFNRTLKYLNFEFQTSKNKTVVMRVVSRLTRDLASSLSEVMMYVSIIGLQVWLVIEMIYCYKKISAVGGEARRESAAEYLAIASESKDTCAGVQVAE from the exons CAACTCTGTGCCGCGGAGCCTGTGTGGAGGTGGACTCGAACACGGAGGCCGTGGCCGAGGAGGGCTTCAAACTGGGCTGCATCTCCTGTAAGAGGAGGGGCGAGGTGGAAGCCACAGCCTTCGTCAAGTGGTCCTTCAGAGCCTCGACTGAGACCGAGTTCACCGAT GTGTACACTTATGAAAACAGACGGTCCAACATCACCGACCAGCGTTTCTTCGATCGCGTGCACTGGAACGGCAGCAAGAACACCGAAGACCTGCAGGACGGCTCCATCTTCATCCTCAACGTGACCTTCAACGACAGCGGGACCTACCTGTGCACGTTCAACCGCACCCTCAAGTACCTCAACTTCGAGTTCCAGACCTCCAAGAACAAGACGGTCGTCATGAGAGTGGTGTCGCGGC tCACCAGGGACCTGGCCTCCAGCTTGTCCGAGGTGATGATGTACGTTTCCATCATCGGGCTGCAGGTGTGGCTGGTGATCGAGATGATTTACTGCTACAAGAAGATCTCGGCGGTGGGAGGGGAAGCTCGGAGAGAGAGCGC GGCGGAGTATTTAGCGATAGCCTCGGAGAGTAAAGATACCTGTGCCGGTGTACAGGTGGCAGAATAG